Proteins from a single region of Gossypium arboreum isolate Shixiya-1 chromosome 1, ASM2569848v2, whole genome shotgun sequence:
- the LOC108464990 gene encoding uncharacterized protein LOC108464990 translates to MSKWVEAEAYPTNDTKVVIRFLQKHVFTRFGTPRAVISDEGSHFVNKWMKWLLDKNGVKHKVATAYDLQTNGQAELANKETKGIPEKVGLWESLSSVFGVRAQKLLGSSTTQLGS, encoded by the exons ATGTCTAAGTGGGTTGAGGCAGAGGCATATCCGACAAATGATACTAAGGTTGTGATAAGGTTTTTGCAGaaacatgtgttcacaaggtttggaaccccaagagccgTCATCAGTGATGAAGGGTCTCATTTTGTAAACAAGTGGAtgaaatggttattagataaaAATGGAGTAAAACACAAGGTCGCTACAGCTTACGATCTGCAGACCAATGGGCAGGCTGAATTGGCAAACAAGGAGACCAAAGGCATAcctgagaag gttggtctttgggaaagtcTGTCATCTGTctttggagttagagcacaaaaGTTACTGGGCTcttcgacaactcaacttggatcttaa